One part of the Vitis riparia cultivar Riparia Gloire de Montpellier isolate 1030 chromosome 15, EGFV_Vit.rip_1.0, whole genome shotgun sequence genome encodes these proteins:
- the LOC117932537 gene encoding uncharacterized protein LOC117932537, which translates to MTTERQESSSLEVTSGPENVSFTTSGSENVVIPITGHKLTDQNYLQWSKSVMMFLCRKDKDDYLTGAVTAPPFEDPNYKIWKAENNMVLSWLINSMTNNIGEDFMFYETAKEIWDDAEETYSDKENTSELFEVKGILNDLKQEELSITQYLINALNRRWQHTDLFDENKFGCTKYSQKYKKIVGKEHVFKFLFGLNKNLDEVRGDESSAPNHSHLFQRLELKLEEKRAGKR; encoded by the coding sequence ATGACTACTGAAAGACAAGAGTCATCTTCTTTGGAAGTCACTTCCGGTCCAGAAAATGTTTCATTCACTACTAGCGGTTCAGAAAATGTTGTTATTCCCATAACTGGACATAAACTCACTGACCAAAATTATCTCCAATGGTCGAAGTCCGTGATGATGTTCTTGTGCAGAAAAGACAAAGATGATTATCTCACCGGAGCTGTTACAGCGCCACCCTTTGAGGacccaaattataaaatctGGAAAGCAGAAAACAATATGGTtttgtcatggcttatcaactCCATGACTAACAACATTGGTGAAGACTTCATGTTTTACGAGACGGCCAAGGAAATCTGGGACGATGCTGAGGAAACTTATTCGGATAAAGAGAACACTTCGGAATTATTTGAGGTGAAAGGCATCCTTAATGATCTCAAGCAAGAAGAACTCTCAATAACTCAATACCTTATCAATGCTCTCAATAGGCGTTGGCAACATACAGacttatttgatgaaaataaatttggttgTACTAAGTATTCTCAGAAGTATAAGAAAATTGTTGGAAAAGAACatgtgtttaaatttttgtttggaCTCAACAAAAACTTGGATGAGGTGAGGGGGGATGAATCCTCGGCACCAAACCACTCCCATCTCTTCCAGCGGTTAGAATTGAAATTAGAAGAGAAGAGAGCAGGTAAAAGGTAA